One window from the genome of Streptomyces cadmiisoli encodes:
- the dpdH gene encoding protein DpdH, with translation MTWRGTLPAACWEAREAPAIIPVEAESTSNGVFLATHTSIPILLRDRVDSAVGGTIVDEHNLRRAVEELPADQPIIPILGKSGTGKSHLIRWLRINLKPNDATRLIFVPKHRMSLRGILELILEHATGERAAELRAKVAAASDAASDETTAQLRLRNELAVLVETRGADKEGTPEENDLRAFLASAEGLPALLGDPVFRRRLLADNGPIARLVREKLSGKGSEDKEDAFGFTAADLDLSVDDVSKAGADAASVASALASDAPLRDLAAKMLNEQLGPAVSEVFGIGGDDLKQLLVELRLDLHRQGLELLLLIEDFSIFQGIQGGLIDAITLLPTETLALCPMRVVMAVTTGYFVNQMPETVYTRTYKVFDLELPADKTAPFDPARFAARYLNAVRVGSKEIDKHHTDERPELNHCLQCPVRDNCHQAFGEVAGVGLFPFSRTALDRAIRSQSKGDAFVARDVLTRVLRPVLHRDQTELDEGRFPSAGFENDFHTGALDTLDNVEDQVRLRTPGDPALSERRVRMVRFWGPGHGPQNLHPTIHEAFAIPPLPDLITEQQTHLHETVRPGSIPPSDETGEPPAGSPSPPPSSPPPAASKPPLVRAVDEWHKTGELLQRHRNDLRNIVHTAVIGYLGLEDGYGGDSGDWTKGGAELAPSFDAKTSIALDGSALQTALISIDHRNMEDVRVLRALAWVDAKESWANVPQGDALQSLCMIKVQAWADSVSASLLPSQGDDAELSRLAHALLSVSRSLGIADSYKSDALSRVKALFARPSKLADPEQRRHTRGLQDRFTSADPKADRNLLQRRLLRLTSYRQGTGKPLAIDLPRLVRAMRDDAGEAPWPEHVPEQIRKVADGIKKRTTMLDPMLEETRRLVPDVSDLGGDVAEVAHALNTLLSDLAALAQSANSINAPALHSAAKSVKAGDLKKVKDLSEGFDAWPTLTTDQRLRLVTLDEGPALRIRAWLDPALAAVKVLEQKLQAGPASEAQREYDETLQRLVAGLETLSREVMDVAGPEGGA, from the coding sequence ATGACCTGGCGGGGCACTCTTCCTGCTGCATGCTGGGAGGCCCGTGAGGCCCCAGCCATCATTCCGGTCGAGGCAGAGAGCACCTCCAACGGGGTCTTCCTCGCCACGCACACCTCGATCCCGATCCTCCTGCGCGATCGGGTGGACAGCGCTGTCGGCGGCACCATCGTCGACGAACACAACCTGCGGCGCGCCGTCGAGGAACTGCCGGCGGACCAGCCCATCATCCCCATCCTCGGGAAGTCGGGCACAGGTAAGTCGCACCTGATCCGCTGGCTTCGCATCAACCTGAAGCCCAACGACGCGACCCGGCTGATCTTTGTCCCCAAACACCGCATGTCGCTGCGCGGGATCCTTGAACTCATCCTGGAACACGCCACCGGCGAACGCGCCGCGGAGCTGCGCGCGAAGGTCGCTGCCGCTTCGGATGCTGCCTCGGACGAAACCACCGCACAACTCCGACTGCGCAACGAGTTGGCTGTCCTGGTCGAGACCCGCGGAGCAGACAAAGAGGGCACACCCGAGGAGAACGATCTCCGTGCCTTCCTTGCCTCCGCGGAGGGCCTGCCCGCACTGCTGGGCGACCCCGTCTTTCGCAGACGATTGCTCGCCGACAACGGTCCCATCGCGCGTCTGGTCCGGGAAAAGCTCTCCGGCAAGGGCTCGGAGGACAAGGAGGACGCGTTCGGTTTCACCGCAGCAGACCTGGACCTCTCGGTCGACGATGTCAGCAAGGCCGGCGCCGACGCCGCTAGTGTCGCCAGCGCACTCGCCAGCGATGCTCCCCTGCGGGACCTGGCAGCGAAGATGCTCAACGAGCAACTCGGACCGGCAGTCAGTGAGGTTTTCGGGATCGGGGGAGACGACCTCAAGCAACTCCTCGTCGAACTACGCCTCGACCTGCACAGGCAGGGACTGGAACTTCTCCTCCTGATCGAGGACTTCTCGATCTTCCAAGGCATTCAGGGCGGCCTCATCGACGCAATCACCCTGCTGCCCACCGAGACGCTCGCCCTGTGCCCGATGCGTGTCGTCATGGCCGTCACTACTGGTTACTTCGTCAACCAGATGCCAGAGACGGTGTACACGCGGACCTATAAGGTCTTCGATCTCGAACTTCCGGCGGACAAAACAGCCCCGTTCGACCCCGCACGGTTCGCCGCCCGGTACCTCAACGCGGTACGCGTCGGCTCCAAGGAGATCGACAAGCACCACACGGACGAACGCCCGGAGCTCAACCATTGTCTGCAATGCCCCGTCCGGGACAACTGCCACCAGGCATTCGGGGAGGTTGCAGGCGTCGGCCTGTTTCCGTTCAGCAGGACGGCACTCGACCGGGCCATCCGCAGTCAGTCCAAGGGTGATGCCTTTGTCGCGCGCGACGTTCTGACCCGCGTCCTGCGCCCCGTCCTGCACCGCGACCAGACCGAACTCGACGAAGGCCGCTTTCCCAGCGCCGGATTCGAGAACGACTTCCACACCGGTGCGCTGGACACCCTCGACAACGTCGAGGACCAGGTCCGGCTGCGCACGCCAGGTGACCCCGCACTCTCCGAGCGCCGCGTACGGATGGTCCGCTTCTGGGGGCCGGGTCACGGACCGCAGAACCTTCACCCGACGATTCATGAAGCATTCGCCATCCCGCCCCTGCCGGACCTCATCACCGAGCAGCAGACCCACCTGCATGAGACGGTGCGGCCGGGTTCGATCCCGCCCTCGGACGAAACGGGAGAGCCCCCTGCGGGCTCGCCGTCTCCGCCCCCTTCGTCCCCGCCGCCAGCGGCTTCGAAGCCGCCTTTGGTCCGGGCCGTCGACGAATGGCACAAGACCGGCGAGCTTCTTCAGAGACACCGCAACGATCTCAGGAATATCGTGCACACCGCCGTCATTGGCTATCTGGGACTCGAAGACGGATACGGAGGCGACAGCGGAGACTGGACCAAGGGAGGGGCGGAACTTGCGCCAAGTTTTGATGCGAAGACTTCGATCGCACTGGACGGAAGTGCCCTGCAGACCGCGCTGATCTCGATTGACCACCGCAACATGGAGGACGTCCGAGTTCTTCGTGCGCTCGCCTGGGTGGACGCGAAGGAGTCCTGGGCGAACGTGCCGCAGGGCGACGCACTGCAAAGCCTGTGCATGATCAAAGTCCAGGCATGGGCGGACAGCGTGTCCGCTTCCCTCCTTCCCTCACAAGGTGACGACGCCGAACTGAGCCGCCTTGCCCACGCCCTTCTGTCCGTCAGCAGGTCACTGGGGATCGCCGACTCGTACAAGAGCGACGCACTCAGCCGGGTCAAGGCGCTCTTCGCCAGGCCGTCGAAGCTGGCCGATCCCGAGCAACGGCGCCACACACGGGGACTGCAGGACCGCTTCACCAGCGCTGACCCGAAGGCGGATCGCAACCTCCTTCAGCGGCGACTGCTCCGCTTGACGTCCTACCGCCAGGGCACCGGCAAGCCGCTGGCCATTGACCTGCCGCGCCTTGTACGCGCAATGCGCGACGACGCGGGTGAGGCGCCCTGGCCCGAGCACGTCCCCGAGCAGATTAGAAAAGTGGCGGACGGCATCAAGAAGCGAACCACCATGCTGGATCCGATGCTCGAGGAAACCCGACGGCTGGTACCCGACGTGAGCGATCTCGGCGGCGACGTCGCCGAGGTGGCCCATGCCCTCAACACCCTGCTCTCCGACCTGGCAGCGCTTGCCCAGTCAGCCAACTCGATCAACGCGCCTGCCCTCCACAGCGCGGCGAAGTCGGTGAAAGCCGGTGATCTAAAGAAGGTGAAAGACCTGAGTGAGGGTTTTGACGCCTGGCCCACCCTCACCACCGATCAGCGTCTGCGCCTGGTGACCCTGGACGAGGGGCCGGCCCTGCGCATCCGGGCGTGGCTCGACCCTGCGTTGGCTGCTGTGAAGGTGCTGGAGCAAAAGCTTCAGGCCGGACCGGCCTCGGAAGCTCAGCGTGAGTACGACGAGACCCTCCAGCGGCTCGTGGCCGGGCTGGAGACCTTGAGCCGCGAGGTCATGGACGTGGCCGGACCTGAGGGGGGCGCATGA
- the dpdG gene encoding protein DpdG — protein sequence MAVLNPPRSLPALGRSIINFLAGSRRAWTEEELIEAFRPPGLNEAVSSAEGVSDTLSTFRAIGMLCSDTAGVITVSGTVAATGGTLSPAAFRRALQKHALDLDRDGDPWQTGPGESLTGGARDLLRAMSWFLAQDALGRPLSWTGGIQDLQHAQFPDPDNDTWAITNDTRWGPSSRWGQVLGLAAPSLIQAKSGFVPLPVVAINDVLDELPAGQMPIGDFLGQLAAKLPVLHGGLVRASLMAYLPGGDPDPGIAQDCADSSVGQALRILQDRGRLVFDTLPDADGIRLSRFDSQRQTHVTLVRGGKR from the coding sequence ATGGCTGTCCTGAACCCACCGCGAAGCCTTCCGGCCCTGGGCCGCTCCATCATCAACTTCCTCGCCGGGTCCCGACGGGCCTGGACCGAGGAAGAATTGATCGAGGCGTTCAGACCGCCAGGCCTGAACGAGGCAGTCTCCTCCGCTGAAGGTGTCTCGGACACCCTGTCCACCTTCCGGGCGATCGGGATGCTCTGCAGCGACACAGCCGGCGTGATCACCGTGAGTGGCACCGTCGCTGCCACGGGAGGCACCCTGTCGCCGGCGGCGTTCCGCCGGGCACTCCAAAAGCATGCCCTCGATCTGGACCGTGACGGAGATCCGTGGCAGACCGGCCCGGGAGAGAGCCTCACCGGCGGGGCACGTGATCTGCTGAGAGCGATGTCGTGGTTCCTCGCGCAGGACGCGCTCGGGCGTCCCCTGTCGTGGACCGGCGGCATTCAGGACCTCCAGCACGCGCAATTCCCGGACCCGGACAATGACACCTGGGCCATCACCAACGACACACGCTGGGGTCCCAGCTCCCGATGGGGACAGGTACTTGGCCTTGCGGCGCCTTCGCTCATACAGGCCAAATCAGGATTTGTGCCCCTCCCCGTCGTGGCGATCAACGACGTCTTGGACGAACTGCCTGCCGGACAGATGCCCATCGGCGACTTCCTGGGCCAGTTGGCGGCCAAACTGCCTGTGTTGCACGGCGGTCTCGTCCGCGCCTCCCTCATGGCGTACCTCCCTGGCGGAGACCCCGACCCGGGCATCGCACAAGACTGCGCCGACAGTTCGGTCGGCCAGGCACTGCGCATCTTGCAGGACCGCGGTCGGCTGGTCTTCGACACCCTGCCGGACGCAGACGGCATCCGGCTGTCGCGATTCGACAGCCAACGCCAAACGCACGTCACCCTGGTTCGAGGAGGAAAGCGATGA
- the dpdF gene encoding protein DpdF: MTVQLDIVQRIILGKEASAEQLTGPHRRFADAWRSGLAGSALSGDIAALLAQMLRHQAGVTGQRHHELEINLPERGIDLQALERAHLRVERFGATRHTVRLGDAWTPDWLHGDPRWIDLACASPGPFVFADNTTVETSARPNSPVSVDPALHAIAPDINRYRSRSQASAVRTASLADPASTLHVVLPTGTGKSLVGLAPGLLRQRGTTIVVLPTIALALDQERHLHKRFPASVLPRELAYHSDRVSEERAAIKERLREGTQRILLTSPEALVRGFTTTLRTLATSGQLTSLVIDEAHLVRLWGLSFRPEFQIVASLVGELRELATGAGHPPPRITLLSATLSAPSLQLNDQLFAGSAESLFVGSTFLRSELRYLLGTTTSPDVRMERLIEAMHHLPRPAIIYTTKKEPAKIIAERLRAAGFVRTAVFHGDLGSAERLDIMRGWSGDDGPTTTDIVVGTSAFGLGVDQSDVRTVVHACVPASVDRFYQEVGRAGRDGHAALSVWLPAEPDAAEGQRVENATVIGDVKAWNRWEAMRDQNLSPKQAGNGLVLDTTVVPGHGDEPSDANELWNRNTLVLMERANLITIDRLDPPVVERIAGEPEQAWQARFSKEWTAFVSHVPVRLRPHVANLDRQTLEAALQRTRAEIKNAEAASTARITRLLARRECWGRVLSEEYTYTDIGAMRASQNVAPACSGCPAEEHVHQPALHTARPLVAEALMPDLGRSPSAALANLAAGHRSIVVTYPSGRLRTALSNLIQSCVTNGVRGIVATAALLGLPAIRTASRFADEGMVAVDPLRTRGVPARLSVPSLILMDHGQTPPLSWLAPTSGPLRVVVVPEDMPDPAYPDALIKSIRSPHWTIDDFLRRL, encoded by the coding sequence GTGACCGTTCAACTCGACATCGTTCAGCGCATCATCCTGGGCAAGGAGGCATCGGCAGAACAGCTCACCGGCCCGCACCGGCGGTTCGCCGATGCCTGGCGCTCCGGCCTTGCCGGGTCCGCCCTCAGCGGCGACATCGCCGCTCTCCTGGCTCAGATGCTTCGCCATCAAGCCGGCGTGACGGGCCAGCGCCACCACGAACTGGAGATCAACCTCCCCGAACGCGGAATCGACCTGCAGGCGCTCGAGCGAGCGCACCTGCGTGTCGAACGGTTCGGCGCCACACGGCACACCGTGCGCCTCGGCGACGCCTGGACGCCTGACTGGCTCCACGGCGACCCCCGCTGGATCGACCTCGCCTGCGCAAGCCCCGGCCCGTTCGTCTTCGCCGACAACACGACGGTGGAGACCAGCGCTCGCCCGAACAGCCCGGTGTCCGTCGATCCAGCCCTGCACGCGATCGCTCCCGACATCAACCGCTACCGCTCACGCAGCCAAGCCAGCGCAGTGCGGACCGCCTCCCTTGCCGATCCAGCCTCCACCCTGCACGTCGTCCTGCCCACCGGCACGGGCAAATCCCTCGTCGGTCTGGCCCCTGGGCTGCTCCGGCAGCGCGGAACCACCATCGTGGTGCTGCCCACCATCGCCCTGGCCCTCGACCAGGAACGCCACCTGCACAAACGATTCCCGGCGTCCGTGCTCCCTCGCGAACTGGCCTATCACAGCGACCGCGTCAGCGAGGAACGCGCAGCCATCAAGGAACGCCTGCGCGAGGGAACTCAGCGGATCCTTCTCACCTCACCCGAAGCCCTTGTACGAGGATTCACCACCACGCTGCGCACCCTCGCGACATCCGGCCAACTCACCAGCCTCGTCATCGACGAGGCGCACCTAGTGCGCCTGTGGGGCTTGAGCTTCCGTCCCGAGTTCCAGATCGTCGCCTCGCTCGTAGGTGAATTGCGAGAACTCGCCACCGGGGCCGGGCACCCCCCGCCACGCATCACACTCCTGTCCGCGACGCTGTCCGCACCCAGCCTCCAACTCAACGATCAACTCTTCGCAGGCAGCGCCGAGTCACTGTTCGTCGGATCGACCTTCCTACGCTCCGAACTGCGCTACCTCCTGGGCACCACCACGTCACCCGACGTCCGGATGGAACGCCTCATCGAAGCGATGCACCACCTTCCGCGGCCGGCGATCATCTACACCACCAAGAAGGAGCCCGCCAAGATCATCGCTGAGCGCCTGCGGGCTGCCGGATTTGTACGCACCGCCGTCTTCCACGGAGACCTCGGTTCTGCCGAACGTCTGGACATCATGCGCGGATGGTCCGGCGACGACGGACCGACCACGACCGACATCGTGGTCGGCACCAGCGCCTTCGGTCTGGGGGTAGACCAGAGCGACGTCCGGACCGTGGTGCATGCCTGCGTCCCGGCCTCGGTCGACCGCTTCTACCAGGAAGTCGGCCGCGCGGGACGCGACGGCCACGCGGCGCTGTCGGTCTGGCTTCCCGCCGAGCCTGACGCGGCCGAAGGCCAGCGAGTCGAAAACGCGACCGTGATCGGGGACGTCAAGGCGTGGAACCGGTGGGAAGCCATGCGGGATCAGAACCTGTCCCCGAAGCAGGCGGGCAACGGCCTGGTCCTGGACACCACGGTGGTACCCGGGCACGGCGACGAACCCTCGGACGCCAACGAACTGTGGAACCGCAACACGCTCGTCCTCATGGAACGCGCCAACCTCATCACCATCGACAGGCTGGATCCCCCGGTGGTCGAACGCATAGCCGGTGAGCCCGAGCAGGCCTGGCAAGCACGGTTCAGCAAGGAGTGGACGGCCTTCGTAAGCCACGTTCCGGTACGGCTCAGACCGCACGTGGCCAACCTGGACCGGCAGACCCTCGAGGCCGCCCTGCAGCGCACCCGCGCAGAGATCAAGAATGCCGAAGCCGCCTCAACGGCGCGCATCACCCGCCTGCTGGCAAGAAGAGAATGCTGGGGACGTGTACTGAGCGAGGAGTACACCTACACGGACATAGGCGCCATGCGGGCCAGCCAGAACGTGGCGCCCGCGTGTTCCGGATGTCCTGCAGAGGAGCACGTGCACCAGCCCGCCTTGCACACAGCGCGTCCCCTCGTCGCAGAAGCGCTCATGCCCGACCTCGGCAGAAGCCCCAGCGCAGCCCTGGCGAACCTGGCCGCCGGCCACCGCAGCATTGTGGTCACCTATCCCAGCGGACGCCTCAGAACTGCCCTGAGCAACCTCATCCAGTCATGCGTCACCAACGGCGTACGCGGCATCGTTGCCACGGCCGCGCTGCTCGGCCTCCCGGCCATCCGTACAGCCTCACGGTTCGCCGACGAGGGCATGGTTGCCGTGGACCCCCTGCGGACCCGCGGGGTACCTGCGCGCCTCTCGGTACCGAGTCTGATCCTGATGGACCACGGGCAGACGCCGCCCCTCTCATGGCTCGCCCCCACCAGCGGACCGCTACGCGTCGTAGTCGTCCCGGAAGACATGCCCGACCCGGCCTATCCAGATGCCCTCATCAAGAGCATCCGCAGCCCTCACTGGACCATTGACGACTTCCTCAGGAGACTCTGA
- the dpdE gene encoding protein DpdE — protein MTDEAVACPRCGANMVMQFASRGANAGNCFWGCSRFPQCRGSRTIDGSPGKAAPARPRTPKASRPVRSSDTSRGPSLSRGDLLVSSANTLGAGKLVGKNGDGLILEYFDTPGQHPGERRRHTVPREGLKRFALAPETRVFWSTGTAWRSGRVIATSAHRDIHVRARNWEGYLPEKDLYVRWDQSLTDPVGFASAGLLESPLLADMRRPFLQSTLTQRSAAHGMRGALSSGIELYEHQVETVWRVLQDPVQRYLLADEVGLGKTIEAGLVMRELLLDQPDLTVQLILPPFLLEQWRRELSGKFRTGDFPGARIVYSRDDAPDTWEPADLVVVDEAHNLARLAHSEQPELSSRYARLAEVATASPRLLLLSATPALHNERAFLAMLKLLDPAVYRDTTAEDLRQRMEARSALGRLFLGLQPHFPGVLLNKRLTEIGAAFPEDAEVAALISEVRQAVGGPDRQVLTVAIGALRTYVSEVYRVHRRMLRTRRTAALHQSYRVTGRLRPQQVVLPSSSFAGLASLLDNWRQEALAACEFDEEARREAASAFATAVALSLDPDSLRAWTQSRAAATPGEQEALDRIESDLKFVDRRRDVARPLADALTYLFKARERVVVFCPTPQLAGELASAFKELLPGAVYQHLASDSPAVSEQAVRSFEQSRTAAVLVADHSAEEGRNLQFADLLIHVGLPPGANRLEQRIGRCDRWDAQREGGAWRSYSVAETTDTQSFAAAWMRILSEGFAVFDKSVASLQHMVDAATDAAWDMLFEHGAAAAPDAIRMVHTMLEDEVKRVQEQDALDSIEAPADERSVYGRMMASEGEAASFADVTDALLSARRGAGNLRFAPAGDPAHAIGGYEPVSRQTAGQVQIPLIPAARLQRDFVPLAGHRGTFVRKVAVEHEDVRLYRYGDQFIDAVSDFLWNDDRGRAFGMWRWVPAWPYAERLAYRFDYAVEAQPLQGSPESDLLDQLAAAWSSDLVDLPSLRRRADALFPPLIVTVWTDVNGTPITDGRHLDALQARYAKPVPGQLGGDYSLNSERITHAYELIPAAQWGTRWRAAEHSAQRLAHSDDAVNETRTRALDLAGTDIATRLRQLRLRAARSEGNERAELEEEVETEALAGQELLTALQTPSLRLDSTGVVVVSGRSLEQDGSA, from the coding sequence ATGACGGACGAAGCTGTCGCGTGCCCCCGGTGCGGCGCCAATATGGTCATGCAATTCGCATCGCGGGGCGCCAACGCAGGCAACTGCTTCTGGGGCTGTTCACGGTTCCCGCAATGCCGCGGATCGCGAACCATCGACGGCAGCCCGGGCAAGGCGGCGCCGGCCCGACCCCGCACGCCGAAGGCGAGCCGCCCGGTACGCAGCAGCGACACCTCCCGCGGCCCGTCGCTGAGCCGGGGTGATCTGCTGGTGTCCAGCGCCAACACGCTCGGGGCGGGGAAACTCGTGGGCAAGAACGGCGATGGCCTGATCCTCGAGTACTTCGACACCCCAGGACAGCATCCAGGCGAGCGCCGTCGCCACACCGTCCCGAGGGAGGGGCTCAAACGGTTCGCGCTGGCACCCGAGACGCGGGTGTTCTGGTCCACGGGCACCGCGTGGCGCTCGGGGCGCGTCATCGCCACCTCAGCCCATCGGGACATCCACGTACGGGCGCGCAACTGGGAGGGATACCTTCCCGAGAAAGACCTGTATGTCCGCTGGGACCAGTCGCTGACCGACCCCGTCGGCTTTGCCAGCGCCGGACTGCTGGAATCGCCTCTGCTGGCCGACATGCGGCGCCCCTTCCTGCAGAGCACCCTCACGCAGCGCTCGGCGGCCCACGGCATGCGCGGTGCCCTCTCGAGCGGTATCGAGTTGTACGAGCACCAGGTCGAGACCGTGTGGCGCGTGCTGCAGGACCCGGTGCAGCGCTACCTCCTGGCCGATGAAGTCGGTCTCGGCAAGACGATCGAGGCCGGCCTGGTCATGCGGGAACTCCTGCTGGACCAGCCCGACCTCACCGTGCAACTGATTCTCCCGCCGTTCCTCCTGGAGCAGTGGCGCCGGGAACTGTCGGGCAAGTTCCGCACCGGTGACTTTCCGGGCGCCCGCATCGTGTACTCCCGCGACGACGCACCCGACACGTGGGAACCGGCTGATCTCGTCGTGGTCGACGAGGCACACAATCTGGCCCGCCTGGCGCACAGCGAGCAGCCCGAACTGTCCAGCCGCTACGCGCGCCTTGCCGAGGTTGCCACAGCCAGTCCGCGCCTGCTGCTGCTGTCGGCGACCCCAGCGCTGCACAACGAACGTGCCTTCCTGGCCATGCTCAAACTCCTCGACCCGGCCGTGTACCGGGATACGACGGCCGAGGACCTGCGCCAGCGCATGGAGGCACGCTCCGCGCTGGGCCGGCTGTTCCTCGGACTCCAACCCCACTTTCCCGGCGTCCTGCTGAACAAGCGCCTCACGGAGATCGGCGCCGCGTTTCCTGAAGACGCCGAAGTCGCCGCCCTGATCAGTGAGGTCCGGCAGGCAGTCGGAGGACCGGACCGGCAAGTGCTGACCGTGGCGATCGGCGCGCTGCGCACCTATGTCTCCGAGGTGTACCGGGTCCACCGCCGGATGCTGCGCACCCGCCGTACCGCTGCGCTGCACCAGTCGTACCGAGTCACCGGGCGCCTGCGCCCCCAGCAGGTGGTTCTACCCTCGTCCTCTTTTGCCGGCCTTGCCTCCCTTTTGGACAACTGGCGCCAGGAGGCCCTTGCCGCGTGCGAGTTCGACGAGGAGGCCCGCCGCGAGGCAGCCTCCGCCTTCGCAACGGCCGTGGCGTTGTCGTTGGACCCGGACTCCCTGCGCGCGTGGACGCAGTCCCGAGCGGCTGCCACGCCGGGCGAGCAGGAAGCACTCGACCGCATCGAGAGCGACCTGAAGTTCGTCGACCGTCGCCGCGACGTGGCACGCCCGCTGGCTGATGCACTGACCTATCTGTTCAAAGCACGTGAACGGGTGGTCGTCTTCTGCCCGACACCGCAGTTGGCAGGGGAGTTGGCCAGCGCATTCAAGGAGTTGCTGCCCGGGGCGGTCTACCAGCACCTCGCGAGTGACTCGCCCGCAGTGTCCGAGCAGGCAGTCCGTTCTTTTGAGCAGAGCCGGACCGCAGCCGTCCTCGTTGCTGACCACTCAGCGGAAGAAGGACGAAACCTCCAGTTCGCCGATCTCCTCATTCACGTGGGCCTGCCGCCCGGGGCAAACCGCCTCGAACAGCGGATCGGCCGATGTGACCGGTGGGACGCGCAGCGCGAAGGCGGTGCCTGGCGCTCCTACTCGGTGGCGGAGACGACCGACACGCAGTCGTTTGCCGCAGCGTGGATGCGGATCCTCAGCGAAGGGTTCGCCGTCTTCGACAAGTCCGTAGCCAGCCTGCAGCATATGGTGGACGCCGCCACAGACGCCGCCTGGGACATGCTGTTCGAGCACGGTGCCGCGGCGGCACCCGATGCCATCCGCATGGTCCACACCATGCTTGAGGACGAGGTCAAGCGCGTACAGGAACAGGACGCCCTGGACAGCATCGAAGCACCTGCCGACGAGCGCTCCGTGTACGGCCGGATGATGGCCTCGGAGGGCGAGGCGGCCTCGTTTGCCGACGTCACAGATGCGCTGCTGTCCGCGCGGCGGGGGGCGGGGAACCTGCGGTTCGCACCGGCCGGCGACCCCGCCCATGCGATCGGCGGCTACGAACCCGTCAGTCGGCAGACAGCCGGACAGGTTCAGATCCCGCTGATACCCGCTGCGAGACTGCAGCGTGACTTTGTGCCGCTCGCAGGACACCGCGGCACCTTCGTACGCAAAGTGGCCGTCGAGCACGAAGACGTCCGCCTCTACCGCTACGGCGATCAGTTCATCGATGCCGTGTCCGACTTCCTGTGGAACGACGACCGGGGCAGAGCCTTCGGCATGTGGCGGTGGGTCCCCGCCTGGCCCTACGCAGAGCGCCTCGCCTACCGCTTCGACTACGCCGTCGAAGCGCAACCTCTGCAGGGCAGCCCGGAAAGCGACCTACTCGACCAGTTGGCTGCAGCCTGGAGCAGCGACCTGGTGGACCTGCCGTCCCTGCGACGCCGCGCCGACGCGCTCTTCCCGCCGCTCATCGTGACCGTGTGGACCGACGTAAACGGCACACCGATCACCGACGGGCGCCATCTCGACGCCCTGCAGGCACGCTATGCAAAGCCCGTACCCGGGCAGTTGGGAGGCGACTACTCACTCAACTCAGAGCGCATCACGCACGCATACGAACTCATTCCGGCCGCCCAATGGGGGACGCGCTGGCGTGCTGCTGAGCACAGTGCTCAGCGTCTGGCCCACAGCGACGACGCCGTAAACGAGACCCGCACCCGGGCCCTGGACCTCGCCGGGACCGACATAGCCACCCGGTTGCGGCAGTTGCGACTGCGGGCCGCGCGCTCGGAGGGAAACGAGCGCGCTGAACTGGAGGAAGAAGTGGAAACGGAAGCGCTGGCGGGCCAGGAGTTGCTGACGGCCCTCCAAACGCCTTCGCTCCGCCTGGACAGCACCGGTGTGGTCGTGGTCTCGGGCCGCAGCCTGGAGCAGGACGGCAGCGCGTGA
- the dbpB gene encoding DGQHR domain-containing protein DpdB: MADRYELRLPALEVRQGDRKIYCFAVDGKKLHSFAAVSRVRRDDDSNLQGYQRPEVLSHIRGIRRYLESDNAMLPNALVLAFDENVRFETGARRKDGVDYSVPGELVIPVDESLPDEDKPALIVDGQQRSAAIRDADLVEFPVAAVGFIADNHDDQRSQFILVNSTKPLPKGLIHELLPETSGHLPPAYARKRLPAQLMTRLNTDGQGPFYGRIASPTSPDGNIKDTAILRMLEHSLFEGALYQYRNPEDGSGDVDRMVQHLRSFWIMVKDTFSDAWRLPPRQSRLTHGAGIQAMGFVMDSLTDGMQAEEVDCDAVRNAVLGLMPVTAWTSGMWRFPDGEQRRWNGLQNTPNDIRLLTDLLVRAVHN, from the coding sequence ATGGCCGACCGCTACGAACTCAGGCTCCCGGCGCTCGAAGTGCGCCAGGGTGACAGAAAGATCTACTGTTTCGCCGTTGACGGCAAGAAACTCCACAGCTTCGCCGCCGTCTCCCGCGTCCGACGCGACGACGACAGCAACCTCCAGGGCTACCAGCGCCCCGAGGTCCTCAGCCACATCCGCGGCATCCGCCGCTACCTCGAGTCCGACAACGCCATGCTCCCCAACGCCCTCGTCCTGGCCTTCGACGAGAACGTCCGCTTCGAGACCGGAGCACGGCGCAAGGACGGAGTCGACTACTCCGTCCCCGGCGAACTGGTCATCCCCGTCGACGAATCCCTTCCCGACGAGGACAAGCCCGCCCTGATCGTCGACGGCCAGCAGCGCAGCGCCGCCATCCGCGACGCCGATCTCGTCGAATTCCCCGTCGCCGCCGTCGGGTTCATCGCCGACAACCACGACGACCAGCGTTCCCAGTTCATCTTGGTCAACTCCACCAAGCCGCTGCCCAAGGGCCTCATCCACGAACTTCTGCCCGAAACCAGTGGCCATCTCCCGCCCGCCTACGCCCGCAAGCGACTGCCCGCCCAGTTGATGACCCGCCTCAACACCGACGGCCAGGGCCCCTTCTACGGCCGCATCGCCAGTCCGACGTCACCCGACGGCAACATCAAAGACACGGCCATCCTGCGCATGCTGGAGCACAGCCTCTTCGAGGGCGCCCTCTACCAGTACCGCAACCCCGAAGACGGTTCCGGCGACGTCGACCGCATGGTGCAGCACTTGCGCTCCTTCTGGATCATGGTCAAGGACACCTTCAGCGACGCCTGGAGACTCCCGCCCCGCCAGTCCCGCCTCACCCACGGCGCCGGCATCCAGGCCATGGGCTTCGTCATGGACAGCCTCACCGACGGCATGCAAGCCGAAGAAGTCGACTGCGACGCCGTACGCAACGCTGTTCTGGGCCTGATGCCGGTCACCGCCTGGACCTCGGGCATGTGGCGCTTCCCTGACGGCGAACAGCGCCGCTGGAACGGCCTGCAGAACACCCCCAACGACATCCGCCTCCTGACCGACCTGCTTGTCCGCGCGGTACACAACTGA